Proteins encoded in a region of the Dorea longicatena genome:
- a CDS encoding TIGR04086 family membrane protein produces the protein MGKKGQNEVWIMWILKSLLAAYVVTGILLMILAMALYKFELTEEAVTAGITAVYLLSTFAGGLVAGKLAKIRRFLWGIVLGILYFAFLLLITWGIYRTFHGSGTEILITFALCAGGGMAGGMIS, from the coding sequence ATGGGAAAAAAGGGACAAAATGAAGTGTGGATCATGTGGATACTGAAATCTCTTCTGGCAGCATATGTAGTGACCGGAATCCTTTTGATGATACTGGCAATGGCGCTGTATAAATTCGAACTTACGGAAGAAGCTGTGACAGCAGGGATCACAGCGGTCTATCTGCTCTCTACATTTGCCGGTGGACTTGTGGCGGGTAAACTTGCAAAGATCAGACGTTTCTTGTGGGGAATTGTACTTGGAATTCTGTACTTCGCATTTCTGTTACTGATTACATGGGGAATCTATCGTACATTTCACGGAAGTGGAACAGAGATTCTGATAACATTTGCGCTGTGTGCGGGAGGTGGTATGGCAGGCGGAATGATATCCTAA
- a CDS encoding stage V sporulation T C-terminal domain-containing protein yields MKATGIVRRIDDLGRVVVPKEIRRTLRIREGDPLEIFTDREGEIILKKYSPIGELSAFAKQYAESLSQVLECLVGICDMDQVVAAAGNGKKEIQDEDITGELGEFLKERKTRNAKAGEKRYVPIVSVSEPYKQEVISPILCAGDVIGAVFLLNQERTDRFKDTELCLAEYTAKVLGKQMEQ; encoded by the coding sequence ATGAAGGCAACAGGAATCGTAAGAAGAATCGATGATCTGGGGCGTGTGGTCGTGCCAAAAGAGATCAGAAGGACACTGAGGATCAGGGAAGGCGATCCGCTGGAGATATTTACAGACAGAGAAGGTGAGATTATTCTGAAGAAATATTCACCGATAGGGGAACTGTCTGCATTTGCAAAGCAGTATGCGGAAAGTCTGTCGCAGGTTTTGGAATGCCTGGTGGGGATCTGTGATATGGATCAGGTAGTGGCAGCAGCGGGAAATGGAAAGAAAGAGATTCAGGATGAAGATATTACGGGAGAGCTTGGAGAATTTCTGAAAGAACGAAAAACACGGAATGCCAAAGCCGGGGAAAAAAGATATGTACCGATCGTGAGTGTATCAGAACCTTATAAACAGGAGGTGATCAGTCCGATTCTGTGTGCAGGTGATGTGATCGGTGCGGTTTTTCTGCTGAATCAGGAACGTACGGACAGGTTCAAAGATACAGAGCTTTGTCTTGCGGAATATACGGCAAAGGTTCTGGGCAAACAGATGGAACAATAG
- the scfA gene encoding six-cysteine ranthipeptide SCIFF has product MKHVKSLNKPMNSNLKKSGCGECQTSCQSACKTSCTVGNQTCEQSK; this is encoded by the coding sequence ATGAAACATGTAAAATCATTGAATAAACCTATGAACAGCAATCTGAAAAAAAGCGGATGTGGCGAATGCCAGACATCATGCCAGTCAGCATGTAAGACATCCTGCACAGTAGGAAACCAGACTTGCGAACAGAGCAAATAA
- the scfB gene encoding thioether cross-link-forming SCIFF peptide maturase produces MIHQYRNNGYNIVMDVYSGSVHVVDDVCYDVIAEVNKSETEPTAGSLKEADVKEKLLQTLGNKYETSDIEDALSDVIELTEGGQLFVKDTYECMIEEVKKRKTVVKALCLHIAHDCNLACKYCFAEEGEYHGRRALMSYEVGKKALDFLIKNSGNRRNLEVDFFGGEPLMNWQVVKDLVAYGREQEKIHNKHFRFTITTNGVLLNDEIQEFVNKEMDNVVLSLDGRKEINDQMRPFRNGKGSYDLIVPKFQKLAESRNQEKYYIRGTFTRNNLDFSNDIMHFADLGFKQMSIEPVVGDESDPYAIREEDIPKIMEEYDKLAKMMIEREKEGKGFNFFHFMIDLNGGPCVAKRLSGCGSGTEYLAVTPWGDLYPCHQFVGQDDFLMGNVDDGIVKPEIADDFRSCNVYSKDKCRNCFAKFYCSGGCMANSYNFHGTIHDTYEIGCEMQRKRVECAIMMKAALADEE; encoded by the coding sequence ATGATTCATCAGTACCGTAATAATGGATATAATATCGTTATGGACGTGTACAGCGGATCTGTACATGTAGTAGATGATGTCTGTTATGACGTGATCGCGGAAGTGAACAAGTCAGAAACAGAACCAACTGCCGGATCGTTAAAAGAAGCGGATGTAAAAGAAAAGCTTTTACAGACACTTGGAAACAAATATGAAACATCCGACATTGAAGATGCATTATCAGACGTGATCGAACTGACAGAAGGCGGTCAGTTATTTGTAAAAGATACATATGAATGCATGATCGAAGAAGTAAAGAAGAGAAAGACAGTTGTAAAGGCACTGTGCCTGCATATTGCACACGACTGTAACCTTGCTTGCAAATACTGTTTTGCAGAAGAAGGGGAATATCATGGAAGACGAGCACTTATGAGCTATGAAGTCGGTAAGAAAGCGCTGGACTTCCTGATCAAGAATTCTGGTAACCGCCGTAATCTGGAAGTAGATTTCTTCGGCGGGGAGCCTCTGATGAACTGGCAGGTGGTAAAAGATCTGGTAGCTTACGGAAGAGAGCAGGAGAAGATACATAATAAGCATTTCCGTTTTACAATCACAACGAACGGAGTGCTGTTAAATGATGAAATTCAGGAATTTGTAAATAAAGAAATGGACAATGTAGTGTTGAGCCTGGATGGACGTAAAGAGATCAATGATCAGATGCGTCCGTTTAGAAATGGAAAAGGAAGTTATGATCTGATCGTTCCGAAGTTCCAGAAACTTGCAGAAAGCAGAAATCAGGAAAAATATTACATTCGTGGTACATTTACAAGAAATAATCTGGATTTCTCCAATGATATCATGCATTTTGCAGACCTCGGATTCAAACAGATGTCGATTGAACCGGTTGTTGGAGATGAAAGTGATCCGTATGCGATCAGGGAGGAAGATATTCCTAAGATCATGGAGGAATATGATAAACTCGCCAAGATGATGATCGAACGCGAGAAAGAAGGAAAAGGCTTTAATTTCTTCCATTTTATGATAGATTTAAATGGTGGACCATGTGTGGCAAAACGTTTATCCGGTTGTGGATCCGGAACAGAGTATCTGGCTGTTACACCATGGGGAGACCTCTATCCATGTCATCAGTTTGTCGGACAGGATGATTTCCTGATGGGTAATGTGGATGATGGAATCGTGAAGCCGGAGATTGCTGACGATTTCAGAAGCTGCAATGTGTATTCCAAAGATAAATGCAGAAACTGCTTTGCAAAATTCTACTGCAGCGGCGGATGCATGGCAAACTCTTATAATTTCCATGGTACGATCCATGATACTTATGAGATCGGCTGTGAGATGCAAAGGAAACGTGTAGAGTGTGCGATCATGATGAAGGCAGCACTTGCAGATGAAGAATAA